CTCAATTCAATCACACCAAATGGGTTGCCTCCACATGAGCTGACAATAAAGAAGAACTGCCCTATTATCCTACTCCGTAATCTTGATCCTCACAATGGCCTCTGTAATGGCATCCGATTGATAGTGAGAGGATTTTAGAAAAGTTCTATCGATGCTGAAATTGTTAATGGCCAACATGCAGGGGAAAGAGTATTCATACCCAGGATACTAATGTCACCTTCTGAAGATCTATCTCTTCCCTTCAAGTTCAAGTGCAAGTAGTTTCCATTCACTTAAGCTTCGCTATGACTGTTAACAAAGCGTAGGGTCAGACAATACCAAATATAGGTATCTACCTCCCCGAGCCTATTTTTTCACATAGGCAGTTATACATGGCTCTATCTAGAGGTGTTTCTCGTGAGACAACATGGGTTCTTGCTAGAAAAAACAAGGATATGGATCCCACTGGAAAAGGCATAAAGAACATTGTCTATAGAGATGTCTTGGAGTCATGAGGTATGCCAATTTTATTTTCATGGTTTATAATTTATTATGATGTACATGTATAGATATCTATGTTCTCATGTTCTTTGGAATAACTCTATATATTGCTCATGTAGTTTATACATGCTTCAGGATTGTGACAGCTTATGGTAAAAAGTCTAGAAAATGCATGAGACAATTTAGTGTACATACATCTCTATAAAACGGTTTCTAGGAGTGTCAGGGGATAGGTTATATTTGAGAGGAAATATTTGTGTTGTATTTCCTAGCTGAGCTACAAACGAGCCTCTTAATCATTATTGCTCAGCGACAAGTTTCTGGTTACGCCGATCCTCCCATGGGAACATTGCTCTTGTTTAGGTAGGGATTGCATGACATTTCCCACTGGGCGCAAATCATATCCAGctattaaaaataaattaattgaATGGTTGCCATGCTAATTGTGCATAGCCGGTGAATGAAATCAAGCCACGAATTGACAACATGGACATGGAAATAAACGTTGATTCCTGCACAGAATCTGGTGTTAATATGGCGTAGCATCCCCTTTTTCTAATCTGATCTGATTGATTGAATCCTAATCCTAAGGTCAAAAATTATCACGTGCCAAATTGAAGTTCACCTTCTAATATATATTGGACCCATGCAATTAGGAAACTTAATGGCCGGCCATTCTGCTATCCTTATGAGACACATCGATGTAGGCAGATGTATTGTCACGTTCACCTTCTAATAGTGCGCTATTCAATTAGGAAACATATTAGCCGGCCATTTAGCTATCCTTATGAGACCCACGGATGTCGGTGACCCACTGGACGTTTCTTCATCTTTAACCAAAGGTCATATATACACAAAACACTGTTTGAAAGAAATATAGGATAAGATGGTTTCATCAGCCTTTTTCATGATTCTGGATGATGCTTTTTCGATGGCGCATGGTTCCGAGGTCGACTTGCTAGCGGTTGTGGCTTTCGTTGGCCCGATGAACCCCAGCTGCTCATTTGATCCATAGGGAGATCTGCGTGAAGGACTTTTTTCATTGCAATTAATTAGCAATCAAATTATGCATTTTATGCCAAAAATAATGGATCTTTTTTTTAGTTGCATTGGATTCGTCCGTATTGTCAGGATCGGTGGAAAATTCCTTGATGCCGAACTCAACAACTACTTTATGATGGTCACAAGAGTTTGTGTAAACTATGATAGAGGTGCGTTAACAAATTGAAAAATTAATCACATTCAGTTGGTGTTATGTAAATTTCTAATTCATGTCTGCCGGAGAATTTCAGCTTGCTTTCACGTCTATCACCTTGATTGAAAACGGCACATACCCATGGATATCAAACCTTGAAGGTGCTTTGGAATTTTTTATGCTCCACATGATGCATGTTATTTGCGCACTGTCACTGTGCTTAGAACTGGGCTGCGTACGGATGTTATGGCGCACGATAGCATTAAAGCTGCCGTTGCCGCACGTGCCGAGGAGATCAAGAAATTAGAAGCACAGTCAAGGAAATTATGCGTTCCACGTTCCCTTACTGATTTATACGAGTACATGATCAATGGCAATCGGTTAATGACGACCATGAAAATAAATGCATTTGTGGAGTGGATCTTGCGTAGTATTGATGAAGTATTAGATTGAGAAGCAGTTTTAGTTTCTTcggaaaaaaagagaagcagTTTTAGTTTAAATGTAATAATTTGGCCACATGTCTGTTGGATCTTCTGCCCACTTTATAAACAAAAAAGCTTCCTTCATTGCTCAACTAAATTTCTTGatcaacattttcaaaattACATAAAGCAAGGGAGAAACGAGATTGTGATTAGTTAGATCTAATTTTATAGAAAGAACTATCACTCCCAAAATCGTGGAGCCatgttttgaaataaaaaaattaaataaagtaAGGGACAAATGAGATTGCGATTGGAAGAATTATCAAATTACATTCCATGCATGGTGTCACGTGGCGTAACACATAAGGACATAACAACTACATGGTGCCAAATTTGGAAATATAAAACTTAAATTTAGGGACAAACGAGATTGTGATTGGTTAGATAATAATTTTAGTTAAAGAATCAACAGAAAGACTCTAAAAAATGTTTCATTTTGCaatatatgcatctagacacaAGCACAATTGTTCCCTTTTATTTGATCAATTGTACATAGGGCTAGACGCCAAGTCAGAATCTCACGAGTTGGCTCAGCTTATTCATATTTTGGTTCAGTTTGGCTTGGCTTGGTGGATTTTTAAACGAGCCGAGCAGCTATTTTTACTTATTTTGTTAACAACCCGAGCTACTCGTGAGCCAACTGAGCTAGAAGGCTAAAGGTTTAACATAGGGCCGAGATGTGAATGAGAAGAGTCTACACTACAGCGTGATTAGTGTAGAAGCCATTACCTTGTAGTAAAATATTTGTACGACTACATGTTGAAAAAAAGGTGAAGCAGTATATGGTCAAGGTTCGTATGAGTCCGTTAGTTGATAAAGATAAATTGTTAATGTATTAGCATTAAACAAGTATTTCAATCAATATGCATGTCTTTTATTGCTTACTCGGATTCCTATAATAATTATttatcttattttatttattaaatTTATTTGTCATGTTTTAATTATACACGTGGCCGTGGCACGTGCACATCCACTAGTATAATTTAAACTAAACTATGAGCTCAGACTATATCCTTTGCTCCTTACCAGCTAACGCTCATACAGTTGTTCGATTTCTCTTCTTCTGAACAATACCCTTCAGTACTGATGAGTGGTAAAGAAAGTCGACTTCCTATTCAGTTATGAAACTATGAGATCTGATCCCGTACTTGACCCGTACTTCCGCTCATTAAGTAAAACCTCTTTTTTGACTGCTTAACTATTTTCAATCCTAGCTAAATATCCCAGGACTCTTTCTAATTTGATTAAATACTTCTATGTTGTATGATAATAGAAAGTCAAGATCTCACTCGCTTTTTCTGCTTTGTATTCGGCTGTTGCCTTTTTCCATGCCCATGAGCAGCTCATATATACATGTGAACGGCCATCTAGAAGATGCTACAGTAGATAATGACGAGGTGAAATTCTACActcaggtcaggtcaggtcaggtcaTAAAACTAAGGAGCATGTTAAGTTAATCTGAAGATTAGTTCCCACAGCGCTGAACCTCTGCTTCAAGTTGCGGAGTCGCTGAGAGTATGATATCCGCATAAGGCTGCTCTTGGTTAACTTGTACGAGCTCACGGCTCTTCAGAATCTGCAGAGAAAAACATGTATAAGAATACGAGGATTTCACTGTTTACTAATAAGCTGCAAGGTACAGATAACGTTTGGTGAGCAGGGTGGAATTACGATGGATTGAGATGCCCAAGATTCACAGCTTGATGTATATATACTAATCACTTTAGTAAAGAAATACACTATGAATTTGGCCGCAAGGAAGGAAAGGATAGCTCATGATTGGAACGGAAATGTGAGGGAAACTTGAGCTATCATTTCCCAATAGCAATATAAAAGCAAATCAATCCTTGAACAAAGAAACATGATGCCACGCAGATTATCATCCAAGCAGGAAGCTACAGAAACCATACCAGAGTTTCATAGAACAAAGTTGTTGCAGTTCTCCTCTTTGCCCCTTCAAGGACTTGATTAAGACTTAAAGTATTAGTTCCCTCCTTACTCTTCTGATCCAGGAATAGCTTATGGAGGCAATTTGCTATTTTCCTAAATGAGTAAATTTAGATAAGCAACAGATTAAAAGGCTAGAGCCAGGAAGGAAATAATAATAATTTATAAGCAACAGAACAAGATCATTAGATACCTAGTTCGAGTTGAATTCAGCAAACCTGCAAAACAACAGTGTGCATATAAAAAAGCCTGACAAAGTACAAAAACATCTATAGAACAGCATAAGCTATAACAGTTTATAAACATTACCTTCATCTCTGGTAGGCTCTTCATTAGGAATATCCTGCATGTGAATGTCATTTCAAATACAACTGTTTTCATCATAAATCATAGAAAGTCCTATCATGTGAGTTTGATGCATGCAATAACCTACCTCATCTATATTATCTAGAGCAGCATTCAGTGCTTCATTGTGCAACGAAATTTGGTTTTCTGATTCATGCAGTCCCTTCTTCGGTAGTATTTCTGAACTAGGTTCATCTCCTTCAACTCGAGGGCCCTTCTCTTTGGCTGTATCTTCATTGCATTCACAAACTCCATCTTGAACAGGCCCATTTTCTGTGTGACAGCCAACAGAAGCCTCAAAATCTGTTCCCTCATCCAGCTTTCTCTTTCTTGATGCATCTAGAATGCTTTCTCGTTCTGTACTTCCAGTATCCTTGCAAGAATGGACAGATTCAGTGTGTTCGTAGGAAAGGCGCCTCCTTGCTTTAACTGATCCCTCCCATAAACTTTCAGGTGCCTCTGGTGCAGCAACGCATGCAAGGGGGGTTGAAGTCTTATCTGTCAAAATAAAAGGGCACACTGAGTTAACATTGAAGTTCACATCAACAATTGCGCCTACTAATGCCTGAATACGTGACCTACATGGAATCAGTGGATCCATGAACGTATATGGTAGGGAACCAACTTTTGCCACCTTCCAAGTATCAAGATGAGTATGAGGCGCCTTCCTTCTTTGCTGCACTAGATCACTTGCATCCTCTATTGCTGCTCTCATTATcctaaaacaaataaaaatgaattaCAAAAATATTACATGTTACAGTTCGATGAAAGCATGGAATGACCCATAATATTCTGAGAATCACTTCCAAGGAAATGCAGCCTACCATCTCACTAGTCCCAACAAAGAGGAAATGAAGAATATAGAAAAGAGATAAGTGATAACAATAAAACTTCACTGTGAAAACTTCTATGCTTGTTTGACTAGGTTACGTTTCTTGAATCGCTTCATTTGGTTTATAATTGTAGCAGCTAAAGAAGTCCATTCAACTAAGGTCAACAAGCCCTAGTGAGGTTATATAGTTAAACCCCAATAAATAACCCAGATTTTGGGATTTTCAGTTAGCAAGACATGAGATTAGCTGAGATCATTTTTCCATGTTGATTTTTAGTTCTCAAGCGAAAATGTTCTCTGTTTCAAATGATTGCATTAGATGTGTTCCCTGTTAAAGAAGACAGAGAGCTGCTCTATTACGCAAATCCAACCAAAAAACTTCTACGAGATAAATCATATATACCTTGTCTTAAATATCCATATGAAACACAAATGAGAACCTAGATTTATCAGCTTAAGCCAAAACACGCCTCCAAACCAGCATGTACGGGTAATGCAACTTGTGAAAGAGTCTGAGCTAGAAGTTGTTCTTACATATTCGGTAGTACGGTACCCTCATCACACAATGGCCAAGTTAACCTTCTCCTAACCCTCCGCCTGCCTTCTCGTTCTGTCGGTATGTAATCCTCCTTATTGTACAACACCCTCCTTTTTCTAGTAGCCTGGCTCTTCTCAGTTTTAGCTGGTGTCCTAACCCTAAATCTAGAAGACGATGATGGCCCTGGAACAGAAGCGGGTGAAGCTCACAATGTGTATGATTAATACCATAAGTAGAATAGATAATTTTGTCACAAAACTAGACCTGGGACGCCCTCTGGCAAGGGCTCTGGAGTAGAAGGTGATAGCTCATTCTCTGCCCCTGTTTCACAGCTTAAGACAGGAGCTTCAGGTGACTCATGTTCTCCAGCGTCATGCTCTGGAAATTCTGCTGAAGGTGGAGGAATTGTGTTCGATTTTTCTAGCAGTGAATTATTCCCTGATGCTTCAATTGATGGGTTATTTTCACTAAGACTCCCACAGGTCATGTTCTCAATATTCTctgagttttgcccttcttgactTCTGTTTCAAAGCAAAGCCTATTCTGATCAACATCTATCAACA
This portion of the Setaria viridis chromosome 7, Setaria_viridis_v4.0, whole genome shotgun sequence genome encodes:
- the LOC117863694 gene encoding sister chromatid cohesion 1 protein 2; protein product: MFYSKDLLSKKGPLGTVWVAAFCGEAALNRDQVARTDIVASVDKILSDVQGPHGISQRILAQLLFGIVRIYSKKVYYLYLDCEEIRSLQLRLCVEPSVLTGGSTRGPLKQANKAVRAGRSVAGHQNTSRVKKPVHAVRTEVSSPVSSEGLSLRVETEVIVRTSVVIREARLPDDLPTFTRPKRFELDSFDLGIAEDTDDEGEDHHQSASQDILLEDERHRVPYFYESYQRASCSYDVDSTCFMPEYIAVPHEVMLAISEANNILDLSTKGDKPERENQNADSAWFTPVKDVLPPDMMDMVSEATDPSDKSKTRDNSIRDVNMDETNGGSACSMAPIPPQESQEGQNSENIENMTCGSLSENNPSIEASGNNSLLEKSNTIPPPSAEFPEHDAGEHESPEAPVLSCETGAENELSPSTPEPLPEGVPGPSSSSRFRVRTPAKTEKSQATRKRRVLYNKEDYIPTEREGRRRVRRRLTWPLCDEGTVLPNMIMRAAIEDASDLVQQRRKAPHTHLDTWKVAKVGSLPYTFMDPLIPYKTSTPLACVAAPEAPESLWEGSVKARRRLSYEHTESVHSCKDTGSTERESILDASRKRKLDEGTDFEASVGCHTENGPVQDGVCECNEDTAKEKGPRVEGDEPSSEILPKKGLHESENQISLHNEALNAALDNIDEDIPNEEPTRDEGLLNSTRTRKIANCLHKLFLDQKSKEGTNTLSLNQVLEGAKRRTATTLFYETLILKSRELVQVNQEQPYADIILSATPQLEAEVQRCGN